In Arachis hypogaea cultivar Tifrunner chromosome 17, arahy.Tifrunner.gnm2.J5K5, whole genome shotgun sequence, a single window of DNA contains:
- the LOC112762990 gene encoding uncharacterized protein: MTSPKNLKDIQKLTGRLTALSRFLGASAQKATPFFNLMKKGAPFKWETECEEAFQHFKRVLAEPSILAKPQTGETLYLYLSITEEALAAALVRENEKKVQKPVYFISKVLQDAEARYSRLEKLAFALLTASRRLRQYFQAHPMTVRTDQAVKQVLQKPDLAGRMLAWSIELSQFQIKFEPRNAIKAQAMADFIAEMTPGKLTPESWKLHVDDSSNSTYGGAGVILENQDGITIEQSVVSSQINGDYQTRDPLLQQYLAKVNKLKEGFEHVTIQHVPRERNARTDLLSKLASTKPGHGNKSLIQEVIKTPSVSTTTNAHLTISNQGSWTYPILQYLLDGTLPPDPKEEKRIKREAANYTIVARQLYKRGFSQPLLKCIEPENTEYILCEIHEGCCGHHVGGKTLAQKVIRAGYFWPTVIRDSIQIVKNCDKCQRHANIHQAAPHQLSIILAERHPASLDTSSSP; encoded by the exons ATGACAAGCCCCAAAAACCTCAAAGACATCCAAAAGCTTACCGGCCGACTGACGGCATTATCGCGCTTCCTCGGAGCATCGGCTCAAAAAGCGACCCCTTTCTTCAATCTAATGAAAAAAGGAGCCCCTTTTAAATGGGAGACGGAATGTGAAGAAGCATTCCAACACTTCAAGAGGGTCCTAGCGGAACCATCAATCCTCGCCAAACCCCAAACAGGGGAAACACTTTACCTgtacctctccataacggaagaGGCACTCGCAGCAGCGCTCGTCCGTGAAAACGAGAAAAAGGTGCAAAAACCCGTATATTTCATAAGCAAAGTCCTACAGGATGCGGAAGCTCGCTACTCACGCTTAGAAAAGCTAGCTTTCGCACTCCTTACAGCCTCCCGGCGCCTACGACAATACTTCCAAGCTCATCCCATGACGGTTCGAACCGACCAGGCGGTCAAGCAGGTTTTGCAAAAACCCGACCTAGCGGGAAGAATGCTAGCGTGGTCCATCGAACTATCTCAATTCCAGATCAAATTCGAACCCCGAAATGCGATCAAAGCACAAGccatggccgacttcatcgccgagATGACTCCGGGAAAGCTCACCCCCGAATCATGGAAACTACACGTCGACGACTCGTCAAACTCCACCTACGGAGGCGCCGGAGTCATACTCGAAAACCAAGACGGGATCACAATCGAACAGTCG GTAGTCAGTTCCCAAATTAACGGAGACTACCAGACACGAGATCCCCTACTCCAACAATACCTCGCCAAGGTGAACAAACTAAAGGAAGGATTCGAACACGTCACCATACAGCACGTTCCTAGGGAACGAAATGCCAGGACAGACCTACTCTCCAAGCTAGCCAGTACCAAACCCGGACATGGTAACAAATCGCTAATCCAGGAAGTCATTAAGACACCCTCCGTGTCAACAACGACCAACGCTCACTTGACAATCTCAAACCAGGGATCTTGGACCTACCCTATCCTGCAATACCTCCTCGATGGAACACTGCCACCAGACCCCAAAGAGGAAAAACGAATAAAAAGGGAAGCCGCCAACTATACCATTGTCGCAAGACAGCTATACAAACGCGGATTCTCGCAACCCCTGCTCAAATGCATCGAACCCGAGAACACGGAGTACATACTCTGTGAAATCCACGAAGGCTGCTGCGGCCACCACGTCGGAGGCAAAACATTAGCCCAAAAAGTCATCAGAGCAGGCTACTTCTGGCCCACGGTTATCCGGGATTCCATACAAATAGTTAAAAACTGCGAcaaatgccaaaggcacgccaatATCCACCAAGCCGCACCGCACCAGCTCAGCATCATATTAGCAGAACGGCACCCGGCCAGCTTAGATACctcatcgtcgccatag